Proteins encoded within one genomic window of Streptomyces kaniharaensis:
- the def gene encoding peptide deformylase, producing the protein MEGAAPEAPVKVIGEEPDLTRGTARPITVVGNPVLHREVKDVTAFDGELSALIDDMFQSMYAAEGVGLAANQIGVDLKVFVYDCPDDEGVRHIGHMINPVLEEYPADRRRVLDDGNEGCLSVPTAYAELPRPDYAAVTGVDKDGKPIRVEGTGFFARCLQHETDHLYGTLYIDKLSKRDRKDALRQMAEGTPRYATAPNE; encoded by the coding sequence GTGGAGGGGGCGGCGCCCGAGGCTCCCGTGAAGGTGATCGGTGAGGAGCCGGACCTCACCAGGGGCACCGCCCGTCCGATCACCGTCGTCGGCAACCCCGTCCTGCACCGCGAGGTCAAGGACGTCACCGCGTTCGACGGCGAGCTGTCCGCGCTGATCGACGACATGTTCCAGTCGATGTACGCGGCCGAGGGCGTGGGCCTGGCGGCCAACCAGATCGGCGTGGACCTCAAGGTCTTCGTCTACGACTGCCCGGACGACGAGGGCGTGCGCCACATCGGCCACATGATCAACCCGGTGCTGGAGGAGTACCCGGCCGACCGCCGCCGCGTGCTGGACGACGGCAATGAGGGCTGCCTGTCCGTCCCGACCGCGTACGCCGAGCTGCCGCGTCCGGACTACGCCGCGGTGACGGGTGTCGACAAGGACGGCAAGCCGATCCGGGTCGAGGGCACCGGCTTCTTCGCCCGCTGCCTCCAGCACGAGACCGACCACCTGTACGGCACCCTCTACATCGACAAGCTGTCGAAGCGCGACCGCAAGGACGCCCTGCGGCAGATGGCCGAGGGCACGCCGCGGTACGCGACCGCGCCGAACGAGTAA
- a CDS encoding ferritin-like domain-containing protein, with amino-acid sequence MTTGILDYRSDAIVQLMNIAEEDWTEKELKDALQRAIMLELSTIPPYATALWSITNPDNSQPVRHAIREIVFDEMSHFGLVCNMLTSIGGTVVLTDPLTVPKYPGELPGGVNPGLEVYLSGLTRESAGLFSDIEKPEHPLAFAADGNTIGAFYQRIADVFPTFAHLLTGQRQVTFPLGSSHGAGNDIVPMNTIDDVLNAIHIIQTQGEGTDASPDNPFPGAPGELAHYYAFKEIAVGKRLVLDDMTQKYEFTGADVPLPDTSPVARVPAGGWANSPGNEPDQTTAGLLHTFNQQYSDMLRALEQAWGATGADSIGPAIGLMGQMRRTAQQINGIKLPADPRFTYGPEWLFVQ; translated from the coding sequence GTGACGACCGGAATCCTCGACTACCGGAGCGACGCGATCGTCCAGCTCATGAACATCGCCGAGGAGGACTGGACCGAAAAGGAGCTCAAGGACGCCCTTCAGCGGGCGATCATGCTGGAGCTCTCCACCATCCCGCCCTACGCCACCGCCCTCTGGTCGATCACCAACCCGGACAACTCCCAACCCGTCCGCCACGCCATCCGCGAGATCGTCTTCGACGAGATGTCGCACTTCGGACTGGTCTGCAACATGCTCACCAGCATCGGCGGCACCGTCGTCCTCACCGACCCGCTCACCGTCCCGAAGTACCCGGGTGAGCTCCCCGGCGGCGTCAACCCGGGTCTGGAGGTCTACCTCAGCGGGCTGACCCGGGAATCGGCAGGCCTCTTCTCCGACATCGAGAAGCCCGAGCACCCGCTCGCCTTCGCCGCCGACGGCAACACCATCGGCGCCTTCTACCAGCGCATCGCCGACGTCTTCCCGACCTTCGCCCACCTGCTCACCGGCCAGCGGCAGGTGACCTTCCCGCTCGGGTCGAGCCACGGCGCCGGCAACGACATCGTCCCGATGAACACCATCGACGACGTCCTCAACGCCATCCACATCATCCAGACCCAGGGCGAGGGCACCGACGCCTCCCCGGACAACCCCTTCCCCGGCGCCCCGGGCGAACTCGCCCACTACTACGCCTTCAAGGAGATCGCCGTCGGCAAGCGGCTCGTCCTCGACGACATGACGCAGAAGTACGAGTTCACCGGTGCCGATGTCCCGCTGCCGGACACGTCTCCGGTGGCCCGCGTCCCCGCCGGCGGCTGGGCCAACTCCCCCGGCAACGAGCCCGACCAGACCACCGCAGGCCTCCTGCATACCTTCAACCAGCAGTACAGCGACATGCTGCGCGCCCTCGAACAGGCCTGGGGCGCCACCGGGGCGGACTCGATCGGCCCGGCCATCGGACTGATGGGCCAGATGCGCCGCACCGCCCAGCAGATCAACGGCATCAAGCTCCCCGCCGACCCCCGCTTCACGTACGGCCCGGAGTGGCTCTTCGTCCAGTAG
- a CDS encoding DUF397 domain-containing protein: MTEHNLYELDLSGVEFNRACGGNQGGGDDTETCVTLGAVPQAPGVYAMGDSKRPDREPLLFTADELAEAGIDPARFGLSV; this comes from the coding sequence ATGACCGAACACAACCTGTACGAACTCGACCTCTCCGGGGTCGAGTTCAACCGCGCGTGCGGCGGCAACCAGGGCGGGGGTGATGACACCGAGACGTGCGTGACGCTCGGCGCCGTGCCACAGGCCCCGGGTGTCTACGCCATGGGCGACAGCAAGCGGCCCGACCGTGAGCCGCTGCTGTTCACCGCCGATGAGCTGGCCGAGGCCGGGATCGATCCGGCGCGGTTCGGCCTCTCGGTCTGA
- a CDS encoding helix-turn-helix domain-containing protein, whose amino-acid sequence MGKALRALRITSDKTAETVARRASMSPAKLSKIENGKTLPSVQDVDLILTALGISDEAKAEFLEAARGAATEETAWRELRRTGHWKHQHAIKAIEARTTLLRLFQGQLVPGLLQSAEYVSAVFSLPPELPAESKAKTISARLERQAVLYDRHREFHFVICEHVLRWRICPPPVMATQLDRLVSLSRLPNVTIGVLPLSRPMPDFPMTCFSMHDDRLVIVETFHSEITTRDPRDVGLYLSTFSRFDDAALHGDDMRALLEGIRDEFFRES is encoded by the coding sequence TTGGGCAAAGCCCTGCGGGCGCTGCGGATCACCTCGGACAAGACAGCCGAGACCGTCGCCCGCAGGGCTTCCATGTCTCCGGCCAAGCTTTCGAAGATCGAAAACGGCAAGACGCTGCCCAGCGTGCAGGACGTGGACCTCATCCTGACTGCGCTCGGCATATCAGACGAAGCCAAGGCCGAGTTCCTAGAGGCAGCCCGCGGCGCAGCCACCGAGGAGACGGCCTGGCGGGAGCTCCGCCGTACCGGCCACTGGAAGCACCAGCATGCCATCAAGGCCATCGAAGCCCGGACAACCCTTCTCCGACTGTTCCAAGGGCAACTGGTTCCTGGGCTGCTCCAGAGCGCTGAGTACGTCTCGGCCGTGTTCTCGTTGCCCCCGGAGCTGCCTGCGGAGTCCAAGGCAAAAACAATCTCGGCCCGGCTGGAGCGCCAGGCCGTCCTGTACGACCGCCACCGAGAGTTTCATTTTGTCATCTGCGAACACGTGCTGCGGTGGCGGATCTGCCCTCCCCCTGTCATGGCGACACAATTGGATCGCCTGGTCTCACTGTCCAGGCTTCCCAATGTGACAATCGGAGTTCTTCCCCTGTCCAGGCCAATGCCGGACTTCCCGATGACATGCTTCAGCATGCATGACGATCGCCTGGTCATTGTTGAGACATTCCATTCGGAGATCACCACTCGCGATCCAAGGGATGTCGGCCTCTATCTTTCGACATTCTCCAGGTTTGATGATGCGGCGCTTCACGGGGACGACATGCGGGCACTGCTCGAAGGAATTCGAGACGAGTTCTTCCGGGAGTCATAA
- a CDS encoding DUF6879 family protein, with protein sequence MLKGEDFGRLFETFERTAFRLETLAVYDVDEEREEFADFLAGKGLPPDCCDNPWVRAMTGLGKQVARVHVLRSPLSDYLRYELAAYPGNVKAGESIGIIDTARQEVAGLPDHDFWLFDDARVYRMHYTDSGQFIGAELLPDDRLNEYQQYRDIALAHAVSFAEYTAA encoded by the coding sequence GTGCTCAAGGGTGAAGACTTCGGCCGTCTCTTCGAGACGTTCGAGCGAACGGCCTTCCGACTCGAAACGCTGGCCGTGTACGACGTTGACGAGGAACGTGAAGAGTTCGCGGACTTCCTCGCAGGCAAAGGGTTGCCGCCCGACTGCTGCGACAACCCGTGGGTTCGCGCCATGACGGGTCTGGGCAAGCAGGTGGCCCGTGTGCACGTCCTCCGGTCTCCCCTGTCGGACTATCTCCGGTACGAGTTGGCGGCATACCCCGGCAACGTCAAGGCCGGCGAGTCGATCGGCATCATCGACACAGCTCGACAGGAGGTGGCCGGACTGCCCGACCACGACTTCTGGCTGTTCGACGATGCCCGGGTCTACCGGATGCACTACACCGACTCAGGACAGTTCATCGGCGCCGAGCTGCTGCCGGACGACCGTCTGAACGAATACCAGCAGTATCGGGATATCGCTCTGGCGCACGCCGTGTCCTTCGCGGAGTACACGGCGGCTTGA
- a CDS encoding ATP-binding protein encodes MPETVSPTPTEQTCWLPRHHKSPRAARQELRSFLLPLPVGEHLLPTGELLLSELVTNAVQHARTPRDCLIFIRFHLIPDATLRIEVHDADSEKPSLRAASGSDETGRGLLLVRELATQWGCCPRAGGIGKFVWCHISPEVAAA; translated from the coding sequence ATGCCTGAAACCGTCTCCCCCACCCCCACCGAGCAGACCTGCTGGCTGCCCCGGCACCACAAGTCCCCCCGAGCCGCCCGCCAGGAGCTCCGCTCCTTCCTCCTCCCGCTCCCCGTCGGCGAACACCTGCTCCCCACCGGCGAGTTGCTGCTCAGCGAGCTCGTCACCAACGCCGTCCAGCACGCCCGCACCCCGCGCGACTGCCTGATCTTCATCCGTTTCCACCTCATCCCGGACGCCACCCTCCGCATCGAGGTGCACGACGCCGACAGCGAGAAGCCCAGCCTGCGTGCCGCCTCCGGGTCCGACGAGACCGGCCGAGGCCTGCTCCTCGTCCGGGAGTTGGCCACCCAGTGGGGCTGCTGCCCGCGCGCCGGCGGCATCGGCAAGTTCGTCTGGTGCCACATCTCCCCCGAGGTGGCCGCCGCGTGA
- a CDS encoding helix-turn-helix domain-containing protein, with product MPVNRNPTVRQRRLARTLKEMRVAAGMTIAQSARQLACAESKISRIEAAQSGIRIVDLRLLLDLYGVTDQATRSQLEDLSRDGRLRGWWDRYSDTLSPLYADYISLEADASDAYSVETFLIPGLLQTEDYTRAVVRAQIEDASVEQVERLTKVRLERRSVLKRQSPLRLWVVLSESVLKHQIGGRAVMREQLDYLVAMADRPNINIQVLPENSDVHAALFGPLVILSFPESTETDVVYVDGLLSTLYIEEPGEVFKYSNLFRRALAESLPRKESIALIERIAKGKHSDE from the coding sequence GTGCCCGTGAACAGGAATCCGACGGTCCGACAGCGGCGGCTCGCTCGAACGCTCAAGGAGATGCGGGTTGCTGCGGGGATGACGATCGCTCAATCGGCAAGGCAGCTGGCCTGCGCCGAGAGCAAGATCAGCCGGATCGAGGCCGCACAGTCCGGTATCAGGATCGTGGATCTCCGGCTGTTGCTCGACCTCTACGGCGTGACCGACCAAGCGACGCGAAGCCAGTTGGAGGACCTGTCTCGGGATGGGCGCCTGCGTGGTTGGTGGGACAGATACTCCGACACCCTGTCGCCGCTGTATGCCGACTACATCTCGCTGGAGGCGGATGCCTCCGATGCCTACAGCGTGGAGACCTTCCTGATTCCGGGCCTCCTTCAGACGGAGGACTACACCCGGGCTGTCGTGCGGGCGCAGATAGAGGATGCCAGCGTTGAACAGGTGGAGCGACTGACGAAGGTTCGGCTAGAGCGGCGGTCGGTGTTGAAGCGCCAATCTCCGCTTCGGCTATGGGTTGTGCTGTCGGAGTCCGTGCTGAAGCACCAGATCGGCGGGCGGGCGGTGATGCGCGAGCAACTCGACTACCTGGTCGCGATGGCAGATCGGCCCAACATCAACATCCAGGTGCTGCCGGAGAACTCGGATGTCCATGCCGCACTGTTCGGTCCACTTGTCATCCTGAGCTTCCCAGAGAGCACTGAGACGGACGTCGTGTACGTGGACGGCCTCCTCAGCACGCTCTACATCGAGGAGCCGGGAGAGGTCTTCAAGTACTCCAACCTGTTCCGGCGAGCGCTGGCCGAGTCTCTGCCTCGCAAGGAATCAATCGCGCTCATCGAGCGCATCGCGAAAGGAAAGCACAGCGATGAGTAG
- a CDS encoding DUF397 domain-containing protein, with product MSSIPEGAAAADLIWRKSSFSGAQSNCVEIAVGDTGVVPVRDSKNPDGPALLFPADAWASFLAGVKGGEFPTD from the coding sequence ATGAGTAGCATCCCGGAGGGTGCGGCCGCTGCTGACCTCATCTGGCGAAAGTCATCGTTCTCAGGCGCGCAGAGCAATTGTGTGGAGATCGCGGTTGGCGACACCGGTGTTGTTCCGGTGCGGGACTCGAAGAACCCTGACGGGCCGGCTCTGCTCTTCCCGGCTGATGCTTGGGCTTCGTTCCTCGCCGGGGTCAAGGGCGGGGAGTTTCCGACCGACTGA
- a CDS encoding ribonucleotide-diphosphate reductase subunit beta → MLLDPGFELTLRPMRYPSFYDRYRDAIKNTWTVEEVDLHSDVADLAKLSEGERHLIGRLVAFFATGDSIVANNVVLSLYKHINSPEARLYLSRQLFEEAVHVQFYLTLLDTYLPDPEDRAAAFAAVENIPSIAQKAKFCFKYMNAVDHIDSLQTKEDRRAFLLNLICFAACVEGLFFYGAFAYVYWFRSRGLLHGLATGTNWVFRDESMHMDFAMSVVDTVREEEPDLFDDEMAKQVTEMLEEAVEAELQFAQDLCGDGLAGMNTDSMRQYLEAVADQRLARLGLPIRYGSTNPFGFMELQNVQELTNFFERRVSAYQVAVEGSVSFDDDF, encoded by the coding sequence ATGCTGCTCGACCCCGGCTTCGAGCTGACCCTGCGCCCGATGCGCTACCCGTCGTTCTACGACCGGTACCGGGACGCGATCAAGAACACCTGGACGGTCGAGGAGGTGGACCTGCACTCGGACGTCGCCGACCTGGCGAAGCTCAGCGAGGGCGAGCGCCACCTGATCGGCCGCCTGGTCGCCTTCTTCGCGACCGGTGACTCGATCGTCGCCAACAACGTGGTGCTGAGCCTCTACAAGCACATCAACTCCCCGGAGGCGCGGCTGTACCTGTCGCGCCAGCTGTTCGAGGAGGCCGTGCACGTCCAGTTCTACCTGACGCTGCTGGACACCTACCTGCCCGACCCGGAGGACCGCGCGGCCGCGTTCGCCGCCGTGGAGAACATTCCGTCGATCGCGCAGAAGGCCAAGTTCTGCTTCAAGTACATGAACGCGGTCGACCACATCGACTCGCTGCAGACGAAGGAGGACAGGCGGGCGTTCCTGCTCAACCTGATCTGCTTCGCCGCGTGCGTCGAGGGCCTGTTCTTCTACGGCGCGTTCGCGTACGTGTACTGGTTCCGGAGCCGGGGTCTGCTGCACGGACTGGCGACGGGCACCAACTGGGTGTTCCGCGACGAGTCCATGCACATGGACTTCGCCATGTCGGTGGTGGACACCGTCCGCGAGGAGGAGCCCGACCTCTTCGACGACGAGATGGCCAAGCAGGTCACGGAGATGCTGGAGGAGGCCGTCGAGGCCGAGCTCCAGTTCGCCCAGGACCTGTGCGGTGACGGTCTCGCCGGCATGAACACCGACTCGATGCGCCAGTACCTGGAGGCCGTTGCGGATCAGCGCCTGGCCCGTCTGGGGCTGCCGATCCGGTACGGGTCCACCAACCCGTTCGGCTTCATGGAGCTGCAGAACGTCCAGGAGCTGACCAACTTCTTCGAGCGCCGGGTGTCCGCGTACCAGGTCGCCGTCGAGGGCTCGGTCTCCTTCGACGACGACTTCTAA
- a CDS encoding ribonucleoside-diphosphate reductase subunit alpha produces the protein MLTDRSADLPQVDPGHVAAAALRGRHAGSDFAELRGLAVDAAASMIAEDPQYSKLAARLLALEIVDEANSQGAVSFSASVAVGHAEGLIGDTTAAFVAKHAAALDALIDANGDDRFEYFGLRTVQSRYLLRHPITRKVVETPQHFLLRVACGLAVGDSEQSVREVAELYGLMSRLEYLTSSPTLFNSGTRHPQMSSCYLLDSPLDNLDSIYNRYAQIARLSKHAGGIGLSYSRIRSRGSLIRGTNGKSNGIVPFLRTLDSSVAAVNQGGRRKGAACVYLETWHADIEEFLELRDNTGEEARRTHNLNLAHWIPDEFMRRVNANEDWSLFSPADVPELVDLWGADFDEAYRKAELAGKAVRTIPAQTLYARMMRTLAQTGNGWMTFKDASNRAANQTALPGRTVHSSNLCTEILEVTDDSETAVCNLGSVNLGAHVASGASADDLLGAMDWERLDATVRTAVTFLDRVVDINFYPTPEAGASNSRWRPVGLGVMGLQDVFFKLRIDFDSAEAARLSTLIAERIMLTAYERSADLAEQLGRHEAYGETRAARGELHIDHFPTAAPQWADRWSALRERIAVTGLRNSLLLAIAPTATIASIAGVYECIEPQVSNLFKRETLSGEFLQVNPYLVRELKELGVWDQQTRDALRDSNGSVQEFNWLPAEVRSLYRTAWELPQRALIDLAAARMPYIDQSQSLNLFMAAPTIGKLSSMYAYAWKVGLKTTYYLRSRPATRIAQAAPGAARAAAPVPVNTPTLTPEQEAAIACSLENPESCEACQ, from the coding sequence ATGCTCACCGACCGCAGCGCCGATCTCCCCCAGGTGGACCCCGGCCACGTCGCCGCCGCCGCGCTGCGCGGGCGCCACGCCGGCTCGGACTTCGCCGAGCTGCGCGGGCTGGCCGTGGACGCCGCCGCGTCGATGATCGCCGAGGACCCGCAGTACTCGAAGCTCGCCGCCCGCCTGCTCGCCCTGGAGATCGTCGACGAGGCGAACAGCCAGGGCGCGGTCTCCTTCTCCGCCTCGGTCGCCGTCGGCCACGCCGAGGGCCTGATCGGCGACACCACCGCCGCCTTCGTCGCCAAGCACGCCGCCGCCCTCGACGCGCTGATCGACGCCAACGGCGACGACCGCTTCGAGTACTTCGGCCTGCGCACCGTGCAGTCCCGCTACCTGCTGCGCCACCCGATCACCCGCAAGGTCGTCGAGACCCCGCAGCACTTCCTGCTCCGCGTCGCCTGCGGCCTGGCGGTCGGCGACAGCGAGCAGTCGGTGCGCGAGGTGGCCGAGCTGTACGGCCTGATGAGCCGTCTGGAGTACCTGACCTCCTCGCCGACCCTGTTCAACTCCGGCACCCGGCACCCGCAGATGTCGAGCTGCTACCTGCTCGACTCGCCGCTGGACAACCTGGACTCGATCTACAACCGCTACGCGCAGATCGCCCGCCTCTCCAAGCACGCCGGCGGCATCGGCCTGTCCTACTCGCGCATCCGCTCCCGCGGCAGCCTGATCCGCGGCACCAACGGCAAGTCCAACGGCATCGTCCCGTTCCTGCGCACCCTCGACTCCTCGGTCGCCGCGGTCAACCAGGGCGGCCGCCGCAAGGGCGCGGCCTGCGTCTACCTGGAGACCTGGCACGCGGACATCGAGGAGTTCCTGGAGCTGCGCGACAACACCGGTGAGGAGGCGCGCCGCACCCACAACCTCAACCTGGCGCACTGGATCCCGGACGAGTTCATGCGCCGGGTCAACGCCAACGAGGACTGGTCGCTGTTCTCCCCGGCCGACGTGCCCGAGCTGGTCGACCTCTGGGGCGCCGACTTCGACGAGGCCTACCGCAAGGCCGAACTGGCCGGCAAGGCCGTCCGCACCATCCCGGCGCAGACCCTCTACGCCCGCATGATGCGCACCCTCGCGCAGACCGGCAACGGTTGGATGACCTTCAAGGACGCCTCCAACCGCGCCGCCAACCAGACCGCGCTGCCCGGCCGTACGGTGCACTCGTCCAACCTGTGCACCGAGATCCTGGAGGTCACAGACGACTCCGAGACCGCCGTCTGCAACCTGGGGTCGGTCAACCTCGGTGCGCACGTGGCTTCCGGCGCGTCCGCTGACGATCTTCTCGGCGCGATGGACTGGGAGCGGCTCGACGCCACCGTGCGCACCGCCGTCACCTTCCTCGACCGCGTGGTGGACATCAACTTCTACCCGACCCCCGAGGCCGGCGCCTCCAACTCCCGCTGGCGGCCGGTCGGCCTCGGCGTGATGGGCCTGCAGGACGTCTTCTTCAAGCTGCGGATCGACTTCGACTCCGCCGAGGCCGCGCGGCTGTCCACGCTCATCGCCGAGCGCATCATGCTCACCGCGTACGAGCGCTCCGCCGACCTGGCCGAGCAGCTGGGCCGCCACGAGGCCTACGGCGAGACCCGCGCCGCCCGCGGCGAGCTGCACATCGACCACTTCCCGACGGCCGCCCCGCAGTGGGCCGACCGCTGGAGCGCGCTGCGCGAGCGGATCGCCGTCACCGGCCTGCGCAACTCGCTGCTGCTGGCCATCGCCCCGACCGCCACCATCGCCTCGATCGCCGGCGTCTACGAGTGCATCGAGCCGCAGGTCTCCAACCTGTTCAAGCGCGAGACGCTGAGCGGTGAGTTCCTGCAGGTCAACCCGTACCTGGTGCGGGAGCTCAAGGAGCTCGGCGTCTGGGACCAGCAGACCCGGGACGCGCTGCGCGACTCCAACGGATCCGTGCAGGAGTTCAACTGGCTGCCGGCCGAGGTCCGTTCGCTCTACCGGACGGCTTGGGAGCTGCCCCAGCGCGCGCTGATCGACCTGGCCGCGGCCCGCATGCCGTACATCGACCAGAGCCAGTCGCTGAACCTGTTCATGGCCGCGCCGACCATCGGCAAGCTCAGCTCGATGTACGCGTACGCGTGGAAGGTCGGTCTCAAGACCACCTACTACCTGCGCTCGCGCCCGGCGACCCGCATCGCGCAGGCCGCGCCGGGTGCCGCTCGCGCCGCCGCGCCCGTGCCGGTGAACACCCCGACCCTCACCCCGGAGCAGGAAGCCGCCATCGCCTGCTCCCTGGAGAACCCCGAGTCCTGCGAGGCCTGCCAGTGA
- a CDS encoding ricin-type beta-trefoil lectin domain protein, whose amino-acid sequence MTDPAVPAIGRVSRRPWWLLAPTVVIALVLCALLLPRDHQEPARAVPAVTPLPAATTGEICSTGENRYPSQAVDSGRYLINPNEWNATGGLCISSTDGGTGFRVTRSGVNRASLTDPDRGPGAYPHISTQLQPGTGPLPIAVNNLRYATSSWHTTQVDGGVYNVSYDLWYSSDRTSCSFTESAELMIWLRGNGKTPFGQQNGELRAGGTSYRVYEAPKKSSHTLITYEMATSATSVTDLDLRAFTRDAVQRGYVPPGSYLCAVQAGFEIWEGGAGLSSDAFSFQAAAGQPSGAITSALPGLCLDSRVAGDPAAVGAGTCDGSPAQAWTMADDGSIGQSGRCMEDPDLGFPVLTTCTSRPDQRWRVTPTGQLANQDSGRCVDTPGAASGGAAQVRMRPCDGRTGQEWHPPA is encoded by the coding sequence ATGACCGACCCCGCCGTGCCCGCGATCGGGCGCGTGAGCCGGCGCCCGTGGTGGCTGCTCGCGCCGACCGTCGTGATCGCGCTGGTCCTGTGCGCCCTGCTGCTCCCGCGGGACCACCAGGAGCCCGCCAGGGCCGTCCCCGCGGTCACCCCGCTGCCCGCCGCCACCACCGGCGAGATCTGCTCCACCGGGGAGAACCGCTACCCCTCCCAGGCCGTCGACTCCGGCCGCTACCTGATCAACCCCAACGAGTGGAACGCCACCGGCGGCCTGTGCATCAGCAGCACCGACGGCGGCACCGGCTTCCGGGTGACCCGCAGCGGCGTCAACCGCGCCAGCCTGACCGACCCGGACCGCGGCCCCGGCGCCTACCCGCACATCAGCACCCAGCTCCAGCCCGGCACCGGCCCGCTGCCCATCGCCGTGAACAACCTGCGGTACGCGACCAGCAGCTGGCACACCACCCAGGTCGACGGCGGCGTCTACAACGTCTCGTACGACCTCTGGTACAGCAGCGACCGGACCAGCTGCTCCTTCACGGAGAGCGCCGAGCTGATGATCTGGCTGCGCGGCAACGGCAAGACGCCGTTCGGCCAGCAGAACGGCGAACTGCGGGCCGGCGGCACCTCCTACCGCGTGTACGAGGCGCCGAAGAAGAGCAGCCACACCCTGATCACCTACGAGATGGCCACCAGCGCGACCTCCGTCACCGACCTGGACCTGCGGGCCTTCACCCGCGACGCGGTCCAGCGCGGCTATGTCCCGCCCGGTTCGTACCTGTGTGCCGTCCAGGCCGGGTTCGAGATCTGGGAGGGCGGCGCCGGGCTCAGCAGCGACGCGTTCTCGTTCCAGGCCGCCGCCGGCCAGCCCAGCGGCGCGATCACCTCGGCCCTGCCCGGACTCTGCCTGGACAGCCGGGTGGCGGGCGATCCCGCCGCGGTCGGCGCCGGCACCTGTGACGGCTCCCCCGCGCAGGCCTGGACGATGGCGGACGACGGCTCGATCGGCCAGAGCGGGCGCTGCATGGAGGACCCGGACCTCGGCTTCCCCGTCCTCACTACGTGCACCTCCCGCCCCGACCAGCGCTGGCGGGTGACCCCCACGGGCCAGCTCGCGAACCAGGACAGCGGGCGCTGCGTCGATACTCCCGGGGCCGCCTCGGGCGGGGCCGCGCAGGTGCGGATGCGCCCGTGCGATGGCCGCACGGGCCAGGAATGGCACCCCCCGGCCTGA